One Hordeum vulgare subsp. vulgare chromosome 4H, MorexV3_pseudomolecules_assembly, whole genome shotgun sequence DNA window includes the following coding sequences:
- the LOC123449284 gene encoding glucan endo-1,3-beta-glucosidase 3-like: MAKIHFYLLLLLAAAEAIHAEDGAYIGVNIGTAMSSVPAATQITTLLRSQNIRHIRLYDADPGMLSALANTGIRVIISVPNEQLLAIGNSNATAAKWVARNVAAHYPSVNITAIAVGSEVLSTLPNAAPLIMPAMRYLQNALVAAALDKYIKISTPHSSSIILDSFPPSQAFFNRSLDPVIVPMLKFLQSTGAPLMLNVYPYYDYMRSNGVIPLDYALFRPLPPNKEAVDANTLLHYTNVFDAVVDAAYFAMAYLNVTNVPVMVTETGWPHKGDASAEPDANNDNADTYNSNLIRHVMNVTGTPKHPGVAVPTFIYELYDEDTRPGTASEKYWGLFDMNGIPAYALHLTGSGVLLANDTTNQTYCVAREGADEKMLQAALDWACGPGKVDCSVLTQGKPCYDPDTVEDHATYAFNAYYHGMGMGSGTCYFSGVAVITTTDPSHGSCVYGGKNGSALLNGTSLAPSSNSTTDSGSWRAAGDVRSFVRIVVTALLLSAVALL; encoded by the exons ATGGCGAAGATCCACTTCTACCTCCTCTTGCTGCTGGCCGCCGCCGAAGCTATTCACGCTGAAGATG GGGCGTACATCGGCGTCAACATCGGCACGGCCATGTCATCGGTGCCGGCTGCCACGCAGATCACGACGCTGCTCCGCTCGCAGAACATCCGGCACATCCGCCTTTACGACGCCGACCCGGGGATGCTGTCGGCGCTGGCCAACACCGGCATCCGCGTCATCATCTCCGTCCCCAACGAGCAGCTCCTCGCCATCGGCAACTCCAACGCCACGGCGGCCAAGTGGGTGGCGCGGAACGTGGCGGCACACTACCCGTCCGTGAACATCACGGCCATCGCGGTCGGCTCCGAggtgctctccacgctccccaACGCCGCGCCGCTCATCATGCCCGCCATGCGCTACCTCCAGAACGCGCTCGTGGCCGCGGCGCTCGACAAGTACATCAAGATCTCCACGCCGCACTCCTCCTCCATCATCCTCGACTCCTTCCCGCCGTCGCAGGCCTTCTTCAACCGCTCGCTGGACCCCGTGATCGTGCCGATGCTCAAGTTCCTGCAGTCCACCGGCGCGCCCCTCATGCTCAACGTCTACCCCTACTACGACTACATGCGCTCCAACGGCGTCATCCCGCTGGACTACGCGCTGTTCCGGCCGCTGCCGCCCAACAAGGAGGCCGTAGACGCCAACACCCTGCTGCACTACACCAACGTCTTCGACGCCGTCGTCGACGCCGCCTACTTCGCCATGGCGTACCTCAACGTCACCAACGTGCCGGTCATGGTGACAGAGACCGGGTGGCCGCACAAGGGCGACGCCTCCGCCGAGCCGGACGCCAACAACGACAACGCCGACACGTACAACAGCAACCTCATCCGGCACGTCATGAACGTCACCGGCACCCCGAAGCACCCTGGGGTGGCCGTGCCGACCTTCATCTACGAGCTGTACGACGAGGACACCCGCCCCGGGACGGCGTCCGAGAAGTACTGGGGCCTGTTCGACATGAACGGCATCCCGGCGTACGCGCTGCACCTGACGGGCTCCGGCGTGCTGCTAGCCAACGACACGACGAACCAGACATACTGCGTGGCGCGGGAGGGCGCGGACGAGAAGATGCTGCAGGCCGCGCTCGACTGGGCGTGTGGCCCGGGGAAGGTGGACTGCTCTGTGCTGACGCAGGGGAAGCCGTGCTATGACCCGGACACCGTGGAGGATCATGCCACGTACGCGTTCAATGCCTACTACCATGGGATggggatgggctcggggacgTGCTACTTCTCCGGAGTCGCCGTGATCACGACCACCGATCCGA GCCATGGATCTTGTGTTTATGGTGGGAAGAACGGCAGCGCGTTGCTGAACGGAACCTCGCTGGCGCCGTCGTCCAACTCCACCACGGACTCCGGCTCCTGGCGGGCAGCCGGCGACGTCAGGTCGTTCGTCCGGATCGTCGTCACCGCGCTGCTCTTGAGCGCCGTCGCCCTGTTGTAG